The nucleotide window GCCGCCGACCACCCACAGACCATCTTGCTGCGGCAGCTTTTGGCCGCTTACGGCCACGATCCATTGGCTTGAAAAAGCAGTCTTCACCCCGCCCTCCTTGCCGTTTCCCGCGCCTGCAATGCCCGCAGGTCGCGGGTTAGGTTGGTGCGCCGGAGAAAAATGTGAAACGTGCAACCCCCTATAGGGGGTATTGCACATTTCACATTTTCTGCTTTTCGTGAAATTGTGAAACTGTGTGAAATAGCTGCCGTTTCACATTTGCACACTTCTGTAACTCTCTTATTTTGAACCATCTTCTTTCTTTGCTTGGTGTTTGTGGAATTTCTCCGTGACCCGAAAAACGCCCTTTGACTCGCGCAAAAAACCCTCTTTTTCAGCCCTCGCGATTTTTGACTGAATTGTGCGCCAAACTACGCCGAAATATTGGGCCGCCGTTTCCTCCCATTCCCTCTTCTTCCGCGGCTCCGGCCCCCCGCGCTCGACAATGTATTGCAGCACCTCCGAAACGCTCACCTTGGTCCCCGGGCTGCGCTTCCCGTCTAAATCCGCCTTCCACTCCTCAAGGTCAAAATCCGCGTCCAGCTCGTAGCTCATCGTCTGCCGGTTGAGCACAAACCCCCGCGGCTCGAACCTCTCCATGTCGTTCGCCTTGCCCAGCGACAGCATGACCTTCCCCCAATCCTCTGGATCGGTGAACGTCACATTGATCTGCACCCGCGCCATCGTCGTGATGTCCTTGGCGCCCAAACTAAACGCCCCCTGGTCCCACCCGACCGCCCCGGCAATGTTGTTCTTGCCCGCCCTGGCGTGATGGATGATCACCATTGCCATCTCGTGATCCGCGGCCCGGCAGACCCGCATAAACGCCCGCACCGTGGCCCGCACCTCGGCCGGCTTGTTGATGTCGCCCGGATGGATGTCCCCGAAAGGATCGACCACCACGACCGTTGGTCCCACGTCCTCCAGCATCGCCTGCCAGCGCCCCAGATTGTCCTCGCGCAGCAGGATGTCCATGTCTTCGTCCTCCTTGAGCACATGAAAATGAATCCCTTGACCAATCTCGGTCCGCTGCTCGTCGGTGAACCGCGCCAGCATCAGCCGCAGCTCATCTTGCAACCGCCGCATCGAGTTCTCCGTGCCGACAAACAGCCAACGGTTAGCCATCCGGCGGCTACCCTTGGGCAACTCAAAGCCCAGCGGCGCCATCCCCGCCCTCTCCTCCACCGCGGCCTGCATGAGCAATCGCGACTTGCCCGTCCCGCCCTGCCCGATCACCGCGGTTAGCTGCCCGCGGGTGATAATCCCCGGCCCCCAGATGTGCTGCGGAGGCGGCAGCTCCATCTCCAGCAGCTCCGCGGCCGTCACCGTGTTGAACGCCTTGGCCGGCCGCCCATGCTGCTCGTCCTCCACCTGCCGGAACAGGTTGTCTTCCAGTTCGTCCCAAATGTCTCTGATCATGGTTTGAAGTAATAAATCTCCTGTTTTCTGCCGTCCTCGCGCCGTCCGCCCGGCGCCCGGACCCACTGCCACTTGAGCCAAAGTTTCGGGTCGTGGCCCAGATAGACCGCGTGCCGATACCAGCGAAGCTGCTCCGCGTCCGACAGCCCCGCGGCGTCGAACCACCCGTGCACCGACTTGCCCCCCGAAAACACGGCCAACCGCAGCGGACAGCGCACATGGTCAAGCGAGGAAAGCACCCGGCACTGCTCGTCCAGATCTGTGCCAAGGTCGCACTCCACGACCAACCAGCGCCGACGACGGCAAGCGTTCCCGCGGCACCGCGGCGACATCCGGCCCTCCGGCATCCGCCCCTCCGCGGCGCGCATGGCATTGGGCACGACAAACTGCATATTGGCGGCAAAATCCTCCCACTCCTCGAGCTGGCGCGTCTCGGCTTGGAACTCGTTGGCCCCCGCGCATACCCACGCCCCGCCGCGGAAAATCATCTGCCAGGCATCCCACGCCCCCACCCCGAGCCTCACCGGCTCGAATGGTTCCAACGCCTGCCGCTCGGCGCGTGCCGCACGATTGGGCAGCGGCCAATCCGGCAACTTCTCCCGCTCCGGCACCGGACCCGCCCCGACCGCACGGTGGGCATCACGCACCGCCCGCCGGATCTCCGCGGTAAAATCCCGCGTCTTATGCCAACCCATCCGCTCCGCGATCCGCAACAGCGTCTCTTCCAACCGCTCCGGCGACCGAAACCGCGCCCCGTAGAACGCCACCTTGTTGATCCAATCATGCCGCGGCATCCCGTCGGGCACGCCCTCAAGGAGGCGGCGCAGTTTGATGGGGTAGGAGTCGAGAATAGCCATTACTTCAAAACCTCCTCGAGAAACGCGCCAAAAAATCCGCCTATGAAGGCGCCCACAAGCATCCAAGCAAGGTCGCGGAAGGTCATTTCCCGTATGCCTCCATAATCTGCGCCGCGCACTCCACCGGCAGCTCCGGCAGCCAATCCGGCGCCGTGGACATGATCCGCCGCACCGTAGCCAGATCCCGCTCGGCCGTCTCGACCGGCACCTCGCACACGATCTCATCATGAACGTGCAGCACGACCGGAATCCCCGCGGCCTCAATGGCCAGCACCATGTCTGCCATCACATCCCGCGCCGTGCCTTGGATGAGGTTCTCGCAAAGTTTGCTGCCCCAATAGCGCACCCGCTTGCCGCTCTTGAGAATCTCGCAATCGCCGCCGCGCGGGTGGAAATACCGCAGCGGCCTTCCCGCCTTGGTGCGGATGGAAAACACGTCCTCGGCCCGCCCGAAGGCTTTGTCCAACCGCTCCCACAGTCCGACGATCCGCGGATTCGTCTGCCGGAACTCGTCCACCGTGGTCTTGGCGTCGATCTCGTCCAAATCCAAACCCGCCAGCACCTTGGCCACCCGCTGAAACGTCACCGCCCCGGCACCGTAGGACAGCCCCAGCACCCTCGCCTTGGCCAGCGCGTAAAGTTTCGGATGCTCCTTCTTGAGCGGCCCGCCGTCCCACATCATCGTCGCCCTGGCGTGCGCCTCGTAGAGCGCCAATCCCTTCCGCAGACCCGCCAGCAATTCCGTATCGCCCGAGAGCACCGCCAGCACTCGCGGCTCGATCTGCGCCAAGTCCGACACGATAAAAACCTTCCCCGCCTCCGGCTTGATGAGTCCGCGCAGATCCACCCCTCCCTCCGCATCGCGGCTGTTGAGATTCTGCATATTCAACCCGTCCGACCCCGACCACCGGCCCGTCACCGCGGCCCCGTAGTAGCGCAGCGCCCCGTGCAACCGCCCGTGCCCCGAGCGCGCCAGCATAGCCTCGATGACCGTGCGGGTGCGGTTGAGCCGACGCCACTTGTTGATCGCCCGCACCCACGGAACCTTCTTCTCGTGGGCATCCAACCACGCCTGCCACTCCTGCGACTTCTCCGCGGTCGTGACCGGCGGCTCGATCTCCAACCGCGCGCACTCCGCGAAAAGCTCCAAGCGCGAAGTCGGCGGCTTGCCCGCGGCCACCCAGGGGATCTTGGCGCCCGTCGCCTTGATCTGCTTGGCCAGCTTGTCCGCCGCGGCCTTCGCCGCCTCGGCATCAAACCCGATCCCCCGCGCCGCCATCATGCGCGTATGCCGCGACAGCGCCCGCTCCCGCTCCGGCCAACGGTGCGAGAACTTGCGCCACAGCTCGTAGCACAGGCGCGCGTCCTTGAGGGCGTAGTCTTCGACCTTCTCGCGCGAAGTGAATAAATCCCCGCCGCCCAGCAGCTCATCCCGCACCGACTTGTCCACCGTCACACCCAGCCCGACCCGGCAGGCATCTTTAAGCGAGCGCGGATATTGCAGGTAAGCCATCAGATCCGCCGTGCAATCCCACACTTTGGGCAACACAGGAATTTGGCACACCTGTTGGATCTGGGAGACCTCATGCACCTGCTCATCGAACGCCGCATTGTGCGACACCCAATGCGTGAACTTCGCCGCCTCGTCCCACGGTGCGTTCGACGGCTTGCCGGCATACTGCAAACCCTCGCCCCACATACTCACCGTATGCGCGCAGAACCGATGGTCGCGGACATAGGCCCACGCCCCCAGGTCGGACACCGAATACTCGCGCGAGTAATCGGTTTCGTAGTCGATGGCGAGGATGTTGGTCATCTACCCCTCCCCATTGCCACCACGGCCCAAAACTCGTCACGGGTGCATTTGCGCCGGGCGGATAACGCCAGCCGCCACTGCGCCAGATCCTCCGCGTGCACCTCCGCTTTGACCAACTCGCGCTCGGCTTGTGCAATGGCCTGCTCCAAGCAACGGCGGTCATCATTCCAAGCCGAATAGTCTTCAGGACACGCCTCAATCCTTGGATCTTCTGGATACCAGCGCCATGGCACGTTCACCGTCGTGTCCACAACGTCACCGTCTGGAAAATATGCCAGCTTGTCTTTCACAACAAACTCGCCCCAATCCATCATGTGATAGTGGCCGTCTTCAAATCCCGGCCCCTTGTATCCCGGCATGAGCGGCGAGTTTCCGCCTGTGACTTCAACGAAGATGCTCACGCCGCCTCCTTCCGGTTCCAATTCGCCACGATCTCATCCCGCTTGCGGCGGGCCTCATTCACGTCCTTCGTGCCAAGGTTCCACGTCTGCCGCTCCGTTTTCAGCGGGTCGTAAGGCGTCCAGCGCATCCACCATGTTCCGTTGTTGTTCCACAGGTGGCGGTTGGGGTTCGGTGTCCAGCGGTTCGGTTTCATTCCGGCACCTCCGGCAATTCCATCCAATGCGTTATGACGCTGTCGATCTCCTCGGATGTGTGAGCGTTCGTCCACACGTTGTTCCAGTAGACCGCGATAAAGTGGGCCTCGATATCGGTTGCCAGAACGCACCGTGCGTTGCCTGGCAGTTCCTTGTCGGCGGGTATCCAATTAGTCATGGCTCAATCCTCCTTCTCCAACGCATGACTCAGCGCCTCAAACGCATCCGCGTCCAACTCGCAACGCGGGTCGATTTCCACACCGAACTCTTTCCAGAGATCGGCTTTGGCGTTTTGGTCGCCGCCTTCGGCTAAGTTGATCAGCGCGTTGCGCCGGTCGTCTTGGGCGATGCTTTGATTTTTTGCCCAGCCCATTTTACTCGCCCCCTTTCCGCGGGTCATACCCCTTGATCCGGCGCCACAAGACGCACGCCGCCTTAAACGCCTCCCACTCGCCGCGCAGGTTGTCGTGCTTGCAGACTTCCATGCGTCCCGGCTCGGTCGTGGAGATGAACACGTTGGCCGCGGTCACGGTTTCCAACGCCTCCTCGCCCCACCGCGCCACGGCATAGGCCGCAAGCTGCATCCCCTGCCCGTCATAGGGTGTGGCCTCCTTGCCCGGATCGGTCTTGCGCGTCTTGTAGTCCAGAATGACCGGCTGCCCCTTCTTGCCTTGCCCGATCACATCGCAGCGGCCGGCGTAGCCTTCCGTTTCGTTGACCAGCACGACCTCGCGCTCGGTGAAGGTCAGACCCTTCTCGCGCTTCCAGTCGATCGTCGGCTGCACATACGGCAGCAGCTCGTCCTCGACCGGCTCGCCATCGAGGATCTTTTCTAAGGCATCGTGGATCTTGCTGCCCAAGTCCGCAGCCTCAACGACCTGCGTGAACGCCGCCTCGATGATGCGCCCGGTGTAGTAGTCCTCCGACTCCTTGCCGTCGGGCGGACTGGCAAACGCCGCCAGCGCCACCTGGTTAAGTTTCCATTTGTCCAACCCTGGCTTGGCAATGACGCCGAGAATGTTGGTCACGCTGGGCAGCAGGCCCAGCTTCTTGGCGTCCCGAATGGTCGCCGCCCGTAGTCCGTCGCCTTTTGACTTCGGCAACTGATGACACGGCTCGCCTGTTGGTTTATACCAATGCGATCCCGTGAGTCTTGCTTTCGTGTCCGCGAGAATGGCCATGAGGCTTGATTTGTGGGTTAGGGTGCCGGAGGAGGCTGCAACCTCCCCCGGCTCCCGCTTCACTCAGAACGGCGCATCGCCGTCCTCGTCATCCTCCGC belongs to Chthoniobacterales bacterium and includes:
- a CDS encoding DUF551 domain-containing protein; protein product: MTNWIPADKELPGNARCVLATDIEAHFIAVYWNNVWTNAHTSEEIDSVITHWMELPEVPE
- a CDS encoding AAA family ATPase: MGPGAGRTARGRQKTGDLLLQTMIRDIWDELEDNLFRQVEDEQHGRPAKAFNTVTAAELLEMELPPPQHIWGPGIITRGQLTAVIGQGGTGKSRLLMQAAVEERAGMAPLGFELPKGSRRMANRWLFVGTENSMRRLQDELRLMLARFTDEQRTEIGQGIHFHVLKEDEDMDILLREDNLGRWQAMLEDVGPTVVVVDPFGDIHPGDINKPAEVRATVRAFMRVCRAADHEMAMVIIHHARAGKNNIAGAVGWDQGAFSLGAKDITTMARVQINVTFTDPEDWGKVMLSLGKANDMERFEPRGFVLNRQTMSYELDADFDLEEWKADLDGKRSPGTKVSVSEVLQYIVERGGPEPRKKREWEETAAQYFGVVWRTIQSKIARAEKEGFLRESKGVFRVTEKFHKHQAKKEDGSK
- a CDS encoding PD-(D/E)XK nuclease family protein, with translation MAILADTKARLTGSHWYKPTGEPCHQLPKSKGDGLRAATIRDAKKLGLLPSVTNILGVIAKPGLDKWKLNQVALAAFASPPDGKESEDYYTGRIIEAAFTQVVEAADLGSKIHDALEKILDGEPVEDELLPYVQPTIDWKREKGLTFTEREVVLVNETEGYAGRCDVIGQGKKGQPVILDYKTRKTDPGKEATPYDGQGMQLAAYAVARWGEEALETVTAANVFISTTEPGRMEVCKHDNLRGEWEAFKAACVLWRRIKGYDPRKGGE